GTTTAAGGTTTCTAAATGATTGTGTAGTATCGGCATGATATTGAGACTGAGTAACAATAGGGAATTGGAACTATTCTAAAAAGCAACCAGTAATTGAGAAAAAGTCTCAAAAATGAAAATACCCTGAAAATACAGGAAATTTTACCTATTTTATTCTCGTTCGGCCAGCCAACGCTCGGCTTCTATGGCTGCTTGGCAGCCCATCCCGGCGGCAGTAATCGCTTGCCGATAGACATGATCCACACAATCGCCTGCTACATAGATACCGCCAATGCTGGATTTTACCTGACTTCCGGCCTCAGCAACGAAATACCCGTTACCATCCAGTTTTAAAGTATCGGCGAATGCTTTGGTGTTTGGGATGTGTCCGATCGCTATGAATGCCCCTTTGCAAGGAATTGTCTTTTCTTCGCCTGTTTTCAGATTTTTGACCGATACTCCTGAAACCGCCTTTTCCTCTACGCCTTCGATATTGGTAACGGCAGAATCCCAGCACATTTCGATTTTCTCATTCGCCAGCGTCCGATCTGCCATAATCTTGGAAGCCCTCAATTCATCGCGACGGTGAATCAAAGTAACTTTGGATGCAAATCTCGTAAGAAAGATTGCCTCTTCACAGGCAGAATCTCCTCCGCCAACCACTACCACATCCATGCCCCGGTAAAATGCGCCGTCGCAGGTAGCGCATGTTGAAACTCCGCCAGTCCCAAACAGTCGTTTTTCTGACTCGAGACCAATAAGTCGAGGTGAAGCACCGGTTGAAATGATAACCGTTTTGGCTTCGAAGGTTTTGCTGCCAGCTCGGAGAATCTTTACGTCGCCGGAAAAATCTACCGAATCAATCATGTTATTTTCAAAACGCGTGCCGAACCGCGCAGCCTGTTTCCGCAAATTATCCATTAACGAATAGCCATCGATCCCTTCAGGCCAGCCTGGGAAATTTTCTACCTCTGAGGTTGTCGTAAGCTGACCACCAGGTTGATTACCTTCGATGACCAGCGGGTTCAGGTTAGCTCTAGCTGTATAGATTGCAGCTGTTAGGCCCGCACAACCTGTTCCGACAATAATAACATTTTCCATAGATTAATTGATAAAGAGAAAGTCGCTAATAAGAGTGCTTTGCCAGGGGAGGTCAAAGAATTTTGATGACCTATTTTATCCCGTCAGGTCCCTGTTTGAAATTGTTTGAAGAGGATTGGTCGGGGAACATTTCAGCTCCTTTCGAATGGCTTCTAAGGTTGATTTATACTGCGCCCTTCGCCAGCGTTTCGAATTGTATGTCGGATGCCTTCTCCATTATAGACAGTCATTGCCATCTGGATCGGTTTTTCCACAAGGAAGAATTGGACAGAACAATAGGAGATGCTCGCGAGGCAGGTGTGGATCGATTGGTAACGATAGGGACGAGTGATGAGGATTGGCAACTCTACCAGGATCTAAGCTCACAGCATCCTGGAATTATTGATTATACCGTCGGACTGCATCCTTGCAATGTGGATGAAAATTGGGAGCAACAGATTCAGCAACTAAAAGCCTTTTTTCAAAAGGATGGGCCACGGCCTGTGGCCCTTGGGGAGATTGGTCTTGATCATTTTCATTTACCCAAAAATGACGAAGAAAAGGCTGGTGAGTTAAAGGCATTTCAAGTCGCCGCCTTCCGAGTCCAATTGAAAATTGCAAATGAGCTGGATTGCCCCGTAGTCATTCATTCCAGAGGTGCATTTGATGATTGTATGGAGGAACTGGATGCTGCGGAAATCAATTGGAGCAAAGTTGTTTTTCATTGTTTCGTCGAAAATGTCCGAGCAATCCGGATATTAAATGAGCGGGGAGGGCGCGGCTCTTTTACAGGAATCATCACCTTTAAAAATGCAGAAGATGTTCGTGAAGCGGCGTTGGCTCAAGGAATAGAAAAGCTCATGGTCGAAACCGATGCCCCTTATCTTGCTCCCATACCACATCGCGGGAAGCTCTGTTTACCTTCCTATACCGCCCTGACCGCAAAATATTGCGCGAAACTTTTCAATGTCTCAGAGGTAGATCTGGCTAATATAACTCGAAACAATACCGAGGCCTTTTACGGACTTGAATGATTTAGCCTTCGTTGAATTTGTCTTTGAACAGTTTCTCGATATCGTCGAGAACTTCTTGGGCGCCTGGCCCATTTGCGATGAACTTGAGCTTAGATCCTTGGCCTGCTGCCAGCATCATTAACCCCATGATACTTTTACCGTTAACCATCTCACCATCCTTTTCGACGTAGACTTCTGCGTTATGTCTGTTCGATATGCGGACAATCATAGCAGCGGGACGGGCGTGAATGCCCATCTTGTTGATGACTTCAACCAATCTTTCTTTCGAGTCGTTTTCTGCAGTCTGATCCATAAATGAATATGCTTATCTAGGTTGAAAGAGTCACTCATCCCTAAAACGAACCGAGTAAAGATCGAAAGGATTTTGCGTCAAGGGATATTCTTGAGATTTCAAAGCGCAACCCGGAAGATTCCCTTCATTAAGCACCGGTCGTCAAATATTTCCAGTGTGCTCTTCAATTATTCAATGGATTCAACCCTCCAACCTGATCTTTTAATCCCGGACCTGTGGCAACAGGAAGCGGTGCGGCACCTGTTAGCAGGAAACGACGTGGTTGTTCACGCTCCAACGGGTGCAGGAAAGACATTTATTTTTGAAATGTTCGTTTCCCAAGGGTTAAAGAAACAGGCGATATTTACAGTGCCTACGAGAGCGTTGGCGAACGACAAATTGATGGAATGGCGTGAGCATGGATGGGATGTGGGAATCTGCACGGGTGACGTGGTTGAAAATCCCCATGCACGAATTCTTGTCGCCACGCTTGAAACTCAGAAAGGCAATTTTTTGCGCGGAAAGGGACCAAGCTTGTTGGTGATAGATGAGTATCAGATGCTCGGAGATCCGGTTCGGGGAGTGAATTATGAGTTAGCCTTAGCCATGGCTCCTCCTGAAACACAAATTCTGATCATGAGTGGTAGTGTTTCGAATCCTCAGGATATTGTGAGTTGGTTGAAACGTCTCGGGCGAGACGCCATTCTTTTGCGTCATATGCAACGTTCGGTTCCTCAGGAGGAAGTATTTATTGAGCAATTAAAAATAAAGGTGCCGACAAGGATTCGTGGCTATTGGCCTCGAATAGTATCCAAGGCATTGGCTGCGAATCTGGGTCCGTTGTTAATTTTTGCCCCTCATCGAAGTGCGGCTGAAATGTTAGCCAAACAACTCGGGAAGGAGCTTTCTGTAGAAGATTTCCTGACGCTTAGCCCTGAACAGCAACATTTTGCCGGCCGATCATTGTCGCGTTTGTTGAAAACACGCGTTGCGTATCACCATAGCGGGCTCAGTTATTTGCAACGCGCCGGCGTTATTGAACCTTTGGCAAAGGCTGGTCAACTTAGAGTTGTGGTTGCGACCATGGGATTGGCCTCCGGCATTAATTTTTCGATGCGTTCTGTGGCGGTTGCCGACATGGAATACCGCGTAGGTCATCATATTCATCGGGTTCGTCCCGACGAGCTCTTGCAAATGTTTGGTCGAGCCGGTCGGCGTGGACGAGATTCACGAGGATATACTTTGGTAATTCCTGAAAAACCTCGCCTTTATATGGCATCTGCTTTGAAGCTGCGGAGAGTTAACCAAGTTGATTGGCCCAGCTTGATTGGTGTTATGGCGGCAGCTCAGGATCGCGGGGAAAATCCGTTAGAGGCAGCACGAAAGCTAACCGAACGACTTTTCAGCGAACAAGCGGTATCATTGGGTCTTGAGAACTTCATCGCCCGCAAAGAAAGAAATCGGATGGCGCAACCCAAATTGAGGGAAGCCAGGCAGAACAGAACCATCGAGGAGTTCAAAAATGTGGCAGGCGTATGGGAAAGAAAGCGAGCTGCGGTGAAGGTCCCGCTAGGAAAGAGTCTACTTTTCCAAAAAGACAAATGGGTGCCGGCCTTGTCTGTTGATAAAA
The nucleotide sequence above comes from Verrucomicrobiota bacterium. Encoded proteins:
- a CDS encoding DEAD/DEAH box helicase, which encodes MDSTLQPDLLIPDLWQQEAVRHLLAGNDVVVHAPTGAGKTFIFEMFVSQGLKKQAIFTVPTRALANDKLMEWREHGWDVGICTGDVVENPHARILVATLETQKGNFLRGKGPSLLVIDEYQMLGDPVRGVNYELALAMAPPETQILIMSGSVSNPQDIVSWLKRLGRDAILLRHMQRSVPQEEVFIEQLKIKVPTRIRGYWPRIVSKALAANLGPLLIFAPHRSAAEMLAKQLGKELSVEDFLTLSPEQQHFAGRSLSRLLKTRVAYHHSGLSYLQRAGVIEPLAKAGQLRVVVATMGLASGINFSMRSVAVADMEYRVGHHIHRVRPDELLQMFGRAGRRGRDSRGYTLVIPEKPRLYMASALKLRRVNQVDWPSLIGVMAAAQDRGENPLEAARKLTERLFSEQAVSLGLENFIARKERNRMAQPKLREARQNRTIEEFKNVAGVWERKRAAVKVPLGKSLLFQKDKWVPALSVDKTLRVAGEGQVCLVSKSPEKRYGREIPLATWAKEGDKKDIVLTKWLRKRLEVINPSAKKTRPVSRYWFYDPFERIILPKIPALTGGGKLVEVVDRQGTLYGRIDFADAVVFASKDADGNFLLGAPRRERVIQDIGSFAAHVQEQESGDMGGLSPTQAWFRLGLIDWEGHPTVRGKIFSFFNHGEGLAIASALEEKSYEISDLVFDIANLRAGHRFGNFEGLSSRLGNICRASCGNSTFEGYLEKGLPSEYGEGAAEVLARYEAQQGELSSGEGLSLGDVERIRLEWISLLRHVTHAPDYPWDRWREFQAEAQKLLFKRETKQAMMEIPPLTPAQRLRTEHRLRFH
- a CDS encoding HPr family phosphocarrier protein yields the protein MDQTAENDSKERLVEVINKMGIHARPAAMIVRISNRHNAEVYVEKDGEMVNGKSIMGLMMLAAGQGSKLKFIANGPGAQEVLDDIEKLFKDKFNEG
- the trxB gene encoding thioredoxin-disulfide reductase, with product MENVIIVGTGCAGLTAAIYTARANLNPLVIEGNQPGGQLTTTSEVENFPGWPEGIDGYSLMDNLRKQAARFGTRFENNMIDSVDFSGDVKILRAGSKTFEAKTVIISTGASPRLIGLESEKRLFGTGGVSTCATCDGAFYRGMDVVVVGGGDSACEEAIFLTRFASKVTLIHRRDELRASKIMADRTLANEKIEMCWDSAVTNIEGVEEKAVSGVSVKNLKTGEEKTIPCKGAFIAIGHIPNTKAFADTLKLDGNGYFVAEAGSQVKSSIGGIYVAGDCVDHVYRQAITAAGMGCQAAIEAERWLAERE
- a CDS encoding TatD family hydrolase: MTYFIPSGPCLKLFEEDWSGNISAPFEWLLRLIYTAPFASVSNCMSDAFSIIDSHCHLDRFFHKEELDRTIGDAREAGVDRLVTIGTSDEDWQLYQDLSSQHPGIIDYTVGLHPCNVDENWEQQIQQLKAFFQKDGPRPVALGEIGLDHFHLPKNDEEKAGELKAFQVAAFRVQLKIANELDCPVVIHSRGAFDDCMEELDAAEINWSKVVFHCFVENVRAIRILNERGGRGSFTGIITFKNAEDVREAALAQGIEKLMVETDAPYLAPIPHRGKLCLPSYTALTAKYCAKLFNVSEVDLANITRNNTEAFYGLE